A single genomic interval of Penicillium psychrofluorescens genome assembly, chromosome: 2 harbors:
- a CDS encoding uncharacterized protein (ID:PFLUO_004107-T1.cds;~source:funannotate), with translation MKSIKIFTCALLATLASAAPTTRDETTEAVAPKSVSVSYDPKYDVGSSSLNTVACSNGVNGLEGLGYTNFKSLPTFPLIGGAPTVKGWDSPNCGKCYRLHYTSGKISRSLHVLAIDAAPGGFNIGLNAMNQLTDGMAVQLGRVEATFVPVADSDLNEMR, from the exons ATGAAGTCCATCAAGATCTTCACCTGCGCCCTCTTGGCGACTCTTGCCAGCGCTGCCCCCACCACCCGGGACGAGACAACAGAAGCTGTCGCTCCCAAGTCGGTCTCCGTCTCGTATGATCCCAAGTACGACGTTGGATCTTCGTCGCTCAACACTGTCGCCTGCTCGAATGGAGTGAATGGCCTTGAAGGGCTAGGCTATACCAACTTTAAGTCGCTGCCCACATTCCCGCTGATTGGAGGGGCGCCCACTGTCAAAGGCTGGGACAGCCCTAACTGCGGCAAATGCTACCGGCTGCACTATACGTCCGGCAAGATTAGCCGTTCTCTTCATGTCTTGGCCATTGATGCGGCACCGGGCGGATTCAACATCGGCCTCAATGCCATGAACCAGCTTACTGATGGTATGGCTGTGCAGCTGGGACGCGTCGAGGCGACTTTTGTGCCTGTGGCGGATAGC GATCTGAATGAGATGCGATGA
- a CDS encoding uncharacterized protein (ID:PFLUO_004105-T1.cds;~source:funannotate), with translation MGRSSPPFLYDRPSNYNFDGPIDYSFNPKAVTRASWAPAQLKPQPEGPLVNFNNGRTDSYVSVEKPTWTPMSPNTKIHVKYARSIQLVLRLVAFLGALGSLFCSIVMTQVPTTVIWIIRAGPIVAILHTIYGIYHMSRSAVTRPPYSQASYGLFASTLDAGLIPFYVFTAFMAHGEWTEEAYNWSTLFQNTSFTVIFAEAMFICGAANAGLHLISFTLSIFLAVIFRKIAHLPPDMNPLEDNLTARPRKKRIRDEMAEKHMSQSTLNSTVEDPLIDPPRTVPFMHTRGQSLGSDMNREFVDVPNSRQSQPGFYTNRLSNPEMLFHQQASQPYDLTSATPAPGYGNVTMYSPEFVNPSTHTRQLTSRAANRSDTVSPLSDNWVTYSDRSPSPVSEIYNEKTTGLRQSSSVYSRKTNTSNTSNGSGIRDWFGYGRKASLGSAIQEDTRGEYESLAVQEYYGNDEEKREQDLGDRRINIFPDPEEHDHDNEGEGQSNLRFNPLMLNPPTPQPVVSDAAENTDPVRRAALSDKPNLSHNSKMQVSVSHESTDFEDIGEIKSSRKRNKMAAYQSLKKSDSDDEDEHLTNNDTSPAIAEGDRQGRVVSNSGADTARLGVVAGVGASLSSYGSYIAGLGVGRRRDVSGKVAEEGRSGADKDESPSPSPTQSKGSEPVRAAGWARFAGL, from the exons ATGGGCAGATCGTCGCCTCCATTCCTTTACGATCGTCCCTCCAACTACAACTTCGATGGCCCTATCGATTACTCtttcaaccccaaggccgtGACACGGGCGAGCTGGGCTCCCGCGCAGCTCAAGCCACAACCTGAAGGCCCACTGGTCAACTTTAACAACGGACGGACAGATTCG TACGTCAGTGTCGAGAAGCCAACATGGACGCCGATGAGTCCAAACACCAAGATTCATGTCAAATATGCGCGGTCAATACAGCTCGTTCTGCGGCTGGTGGCCTTTTTGGGCGCGCTGGGATCACTGTTCTGCTCAATTGTCATGACACAGGTCCCGACTACGGTCATCTGGATCATTCGGGCTGGT CCCATCGTTGCGATTCTTCACACAATTTATGGAATTTACCATATGTCTCGCTCCGCTGTAACCAGACCACCCTACTCACAGGCTAGCTATGGCTTGTTCGCTTCGACTCTGGATGCTGGACTGATCCCATTCTATGTCTTCACAGCATTCATGGCCCACGGGGAATGGACAGAGGAAGCTTACAACTGGAGCACTCTATTCCAAAACACAAGTTTTACAGTAATTTTTGCAGAAGCCATGTTCATTTGCGGCGCTGCCAACGCGGGACTGCACTTGATTTCATTCACATTGTCTATCTTCCTTGCGGTCATTTTCCGGAAGATCGCACACCTGCCCCCCGACATGAACCCGCTCGAGGACAATCTCACAGCTCGTCCCCGCAAGAAGCGCATTAGGGATgagatggccgagaagcATATGAGCCAATCCACGCTGAACTCCACCGTTGAAGACCCTCTGATTGATCCTCCTCGCACTGTACCCTTCATGCATACCCGAGGCCAGTCGTTGGGTAGTGATATGAATCGTGAATTCGTGGATGTGCCCAACAGCCGACAGTCCCAGCCAGGCTTTTATACGAATCGACTATCAAATCCTGAGATGCTCTTCCACCAGCAAGCCAGCCAGCCATATGATCTGACCTCTGCGACCCCAGCGCCGGGATATGGGAATGTGACCATGTACTCTCCAGAATTCGTCAACCCTAGCACACACACTCGCCAGTTGACGTCGCGTGCTGCCAATCGATCCGACACTGTTAGTCCTCTATCAGATAATTGGGTGACATACTCCGATCGCTCGCCGTCGCCAGTGAGTGAGATCTATAATGAAAAGACCACCGGGCTTCGTCAATCATCATCTGTGTACAGCCGAAAAACCAACACGAGCAACACGTCCAACGGCAGTGGCATTCGAGACTGGTTTGGATATGGCCGGAAAGCTAGTCTTGGAAGTGCCATTCAGGAGGACACGCGCGGGGAGTACGAGTCACTGGCGGTGCAAGAGTATTATGGcaacgacgaagagaagCGTGAGCAGGACCTAGGTGATCGGCGCATCAACATCTTCCCTGACCCGGAGGAGCATGACCATGACAACGAAGGTGAAGGTCAAAGCAACCTCCGATTCAACCCACTCATGCTCAACCCACCAACACCCCAGCCCGTCGTGAGCGATGCAGCCGAGAACACCGATCCAGTTCGACGTGCCGCGCTGAGTGATAAACCCAACTTGTCTCACAACTCCAAGATGCAAGTGTCTGTTTCCCATGAGTCGACTGATTTCGAGGACATTGGAGAAATTAAGTCTTCGCGGAAACGCAACAAGATGGCCGCATACCAGTCTCTCAAAAAGAGTGacagtgatgatgaggacgagcaCCTAACTAACAATGACACCTCGCCTGCCATCGCCGAGGGAGATCGCCAGGGCCGTGTCGTCAGTAACTCTGGCGCAGACACGGCACGCTTGGGCGTTGTGGCGGGGGTCGGAGCATCCTTGTCCTCATATGGAAGCTACATTGCCGGTCTGGGCGTGGGTCGCCGCCGCGATGTGAGCGGCAAGGTCGCTGAAGAAGGACGCAGTGGTGCAGACAAGGACGAGAGTCCCAGCCCGAGTCCGACACAGAGCAAGGGCTCTGAACCCGTTCGAGCTGCCGGGTGGGCACGATTCGCGGGACTGTGA
- a CDS encoding uncharacterized protein (ID:PFLUO_004110-T1.cds;~source:funannotate), with protein MSVYPSLWVLGALSALAQVEVFTPPGQTDITYSVNIPKDTATSGSGPVYFQLKSTSPVQWFAWGQGDQMQGANIFVVYASSDGHNVTVSPRLGDGHFEPLYNQDARVSLLDGSGVKDGTITANIRCDTCTSWSDGSANVTSTASPYIWAVKFGPPLNTSDVSATIAKHDDMGGATVNMRKATGGHLANPFSDTADSSAAEAVGSPFDIESIYRQRIAHAVLMIIAFVVFFPVFALGLHLFPASWTVRIHGLAQIFALMISIAGMGLGVSMAHAFEMLPHHHPIIGLVVVSGLVLIQPLMGLLQHRHFRKTGGKSAFAYLHRWFGRAMIVLGIVNGGLGFRMTREANPGAAPRAVIIAYSVVAGVVGVGYVLVVGERTRPRAD; from the coding sequence ATGTCCGTATATCCCTCGTTATGGGTCCTGGGGGCCCTCTCAGCCTTGGCCCAGGTGGAAGTTTTCACTCCTCCAGGACAGACTGATATCACATACAGCGTCAACATCCCCAAGGACACCGCGACATCTGGTTCGGGGCCCGTTTACTTCCAACTCAAATCCACGAGTCCCGTCCAGTGGTTTGCATGGGGCCAGGGCGACCAAATGCAAGGTGCAAACATTTTCGTGGTGTATGCCTCGAGCGACGGTCATAATGTGACGGTATCTCCTCGGCTGGGCGACGGCCACTTCGAGCCACTATACAACCAAGACGCGCGGGTTTCGCTCCTCGACGGTAGCGGGGTGAAGGATGGAACCATCACGGCCAATATTCGATGCGACACCTGCACTTCCTGGTCAGATGGAAGTGCAAACGTCACCAGCACCGCCAGTCCCTACATCTGGGCCGTGAAATTTGGGCCGCCGCTAAACACCAGCGACGTGAGCGCGACCATCGCCAAACATGATGATATGGGAGGTGCTACCGTCAACATGAGAAAAGCCACCGGCGGCCACCTCGCCAACCCATTTTCCGATACGGCCGACTCCAGCGCAGCAGAGGCTGTCGGGTCACCGTTTGACATCGAGTCAATATATCGGCAACGGATCGCCCACGCTGTGCTGATGATTATCGCGTTTGTGGTCTTCTTTCCGGTCTTTGCTCTGGGGTTGCATCTTTTCCCGGCCTCGTGGACGGTGCGGATCCATGGTCTCGCGCAGATTTTCGCCCTGATGATATCCATTGCCGGGATGGGTCTGGGGGTTTCCATGGCGCACGCGTTCGAGATGcttccccaccaccacccgatcATTGGCCTCGTGGTCGTGAGTGGACTGGTTCTAATCCAACCCCTCAtgggccttcttcagcaccgGCATTTCCGCAAGACGGGCGGCAAGAGCGCCTTTGCCTATCTGCACCGGTGGTTTGGCCGTGCGATGATTGTTTTGGGGATTGTCAATGGGGGCTTGGGATTCCGCATGACTAGAGAGGCCAACCCGGGGGCAGCGCCTCGGGCAGTAATCATTGCGTACAGTGTCGTGGCAGGCGTCGTGGGCGTGGGATATgtgttggtggtgggcgAACGTACTAGGCCGCGGGCCGATTAG
- a CDS encoding uncharacterized protein (ID:PFLUO_004106-T1.cds;~source:funannotate), with the protein MRLERASLVCAHCTARIGGRPLLSAVRLSVSLWPSPRRLNSDVASTRPFRVAIVGSGPAGFYAASRLLAKQQSAVVDMYEKLPVPFGLARYGVAPDHPEVKNCEEKFTEVASSPRFNFVGNVDLGNDLPLSSLKPHYDAILFAYGSSKDKELGIPGEQALRSVYSARAFVGWYNGLPEHRDLEPDLTSGEDAVIVGQGNVALDVARILLSDVDALRSTDIADYALQTLSKSRIKRVRVVGRRGPLQVAFTIKEARELLKLPSVSFDPIPGNIMPPESVISALPRAQKRLMQLLAKGSTNDPKTATKSWSLDFLLAPECLHWSPMYPYHLSHAKFSRNELDPSDPYNPSSKVSPKLMSSGKRAQVNIPASVFFRSVGYKSLPLPGLEDLGIQFDANRGVIPNDGFGRVTSLSNSGEPQQLPDGSLISTVPGLYCAGWVKRGPTGVIASTMTDAFTTADAIVRDLADSHNSLLHAPGQSSGLGWDGVRDEAEARGLRATSWQDWERIDAAERECGQKKGKVRDKFGRVQEMLDVILK; encoded by the exons ATGCGACTGGAAAGAGCGTCTTTGGTTTGTGCCCATTGCACTGCGCGGATTGGTGGACGGCCCTTGCTCTCAGCTGTGCGCTTGTCGGTGTCGCTGTGGCCATCTCCCAGGCGTCTGAATAGCGATGTCGCTTCAACGCGGCCGTTCCGTGTTGCCATTGTGGGCTCTGGGCCGGCGGGATTCTACGCTGCCTCTCGTCTGCTGGCCAAACAACAAAGTGCGGTGGTGGACATGTACGAGAAACTCCCGGTTCCATTTGGTCTGGCTCGGTACGGGGTAGCCCCGGACCACCCTGAGGTGAAG AATTGTGAAGAGAAGTTCACAGAGGTTGCATCTTCTCCGCGTTTCAACTTTGTTGGAAACGTCGACCTCGGGAATGATCTACCACTCTCGAGCCTCAAGCCACACTATGACGCCATTCTCTTCGCCTACGGGTCTTCCAAGGACAAGGAATTGGGAATTCCTGGAGAGCAGGCTCTCCGCAGCGTCTACTCGGCGCGTGCTTTTGTCGGCTGGTACAATGGTCTCCCCGAGCACCGCGATCTGGAGCCGGACCTAACcagcggagaagacgccGTGATCGTGGGCCAAGGCAACGTGGCGCTCGATGTGGCCAGAATTCTGCTTTCCGACGTGGATGCTCTTCGGAGTACTGATATCGCCGATTATGCTCTACAGACATTGTCCAAGAGCCGTATCAAGCGGGTGCGCGTCGTTGGCCGTCGTGGACCTCTGCAGGTCGCATTCACGATCAAGGAAGCTCGTGAGCTTTTGAAGCTTCCTTCTGTCTCATTTGATCCGATACCAGGGAATATTATGCCCCCAGAATCGGTCATATCTGCCCTTCCCAGAGCACAGAAGCGCCTTATGCAGCTGCTTGCCAAGGGCTCCACAAATGACCCCAAGACGGCAACCAAGTCCTGGTCTCTCGACTTCCTCCTTGCGCCAGAATGCCTGCACTGGTCGCCTATGTATCCCTATCATCTATCACATGCCAAGTTCTCCCGCAACGAGCTTGACCCATCCGACCCGTACAATCCCAGCTCCAAAGTCTCCCCCAAGCTAATGTCCAGCGGGAAACGCGCTCAGGTCAACATCCCTGCCAGCGTATTCTTCCGTAGTGTCGGGTACAAGTCGCTACCGCTGCCGGGGCTTGAAGACCTTGGGATTCAGTTTGACGCCAACCGTGGCGTGATACCCAACGATGGATTTGGCCGCGTTACTAGCCTCTCGAACTCGGGGGAGCCCCAGCAGCTACCTGATGGCTCGCTCATCTCCACCGTACCTGGACTATACTGTGCTGGCTGGGTTAAGCGCGGTCCAACTGGCGTGATTGCCTCGACTATGACCGACGCcttcaccaccgccgatGCAATTGTTAGAGACCTAGCAGACAGTCATAATTCCCTGCTGCATGCACCTGGCCAAAGCAGTGGGCTAGGCTGGGATGGGGTACGggatgaggctgaggctCGTGGTCTCCGCGCGACATCGTGGCAAGACTGGGAGCGCATCGATGCTGCGGAGCGGGAGTGTGGTCAGAAAAAGGGCAAAGTCCGGGATAAGTTTGGACGAGTACAAGAGATGTTGGATGTCATATTAAAGTAA
- a CDS encoding uncharacterized protein (ID:PFLUO_004104-T1.cds;~source:funannotate), whose product MSVGYDSEATILNATWVAVLLSERDVAGQIPINFVTSPAVTLSAACFGNGIYDEKAAAKCISNLLAVGYRRLILDIYWSVERRTWTFCPVIIPARAAVEDPPESSPTPTVAKSPSNTSDAGEAPVTDHDDSHGDTVYELGKYRCTDDLDLYTLAEVLVAYFQDTTTDLEVYTTYLVLNLHVAANNSAPNEPASAISGDQMPSSQSERAGSYLEEALREFLYSPVELAQDRSNLNESWYGVEQSYMPITEYYTLHEDDSGQHSTPDGWPSSKYIQLAKRDRVLIEYGTIDPQLSAYDLSQDEDFVFPPGYLTSGVAISESQNGSVTSGCLYHAGAVKVSQANSSWALASHLPVIRNSSTENTMDALTNTISGITACGISPVLNQTLFNETADTNVAHYRNVSLSAAWAWAIGEPRGAAYLGGEDASQIDRCAVMDMSLKGRWRATNCSDVRRAACRVDQSPFSWTLSDSTASYSDIASTCPSGSVFSVPRTGLENTYLYETLISEHRTAINPASTNPTLRDIYVDFNSIDVESCWVSGGPGAECPYGADPQQLERRTVLVAAVAGIVILIITALTLFIKCNANRRNSRRRKRVIEGWEYEGIPS is encoded by the exons ATGTCTGTCGGCTATGACTCCGAGGCTACCATCCTCAACGCTACCTGGGTGGCTGTCCTGCTG AGCGAACGAGATGTCGCTGGCCAGATCCCGATCAACTTTGTCACCAGTCCAGCCGTGACCTTGTCGGCCGCTTGCTTTGGCAATGGCATATATGATGAAAAAGCCGCCGCGAAATGCATCTCCAACCTCCTGGCAGTTGGCTACCGACGCCTCATTCTCGACATATATTGGTCGGTAGAGCGGAGGACATGGACATTTTGCCCGGTCATCATTCCCGCTAGAGCTGCTGTTGAAGACCCTCCCGAATCATCCCCGACACCGACTGTCGCAAAATCCCCGTCGAATACATCTGATGCGGGGGAAGCACCCGTGACAGACCATGACGACTCCCATGGGGACACTGTCTATGAGCTAGGAAAATATAGATGCACAGATGACCTGGACTTGTATACGTTGGCCGAAGTGCTTGTTGCATATTTTCAggacaccaccaccgaccTGGAAGTGTACACGACCTACCTTGTGTTGAATCTGCATGTGGCTGCCAACAATTCTGCTCCGAATGAGCCCGCTTCCGCCATTTCTGGCGATCAAATGCCCTCCTCGCAGTCGGAACGCGCCGGCTCATACCTCGAGGAGGCTCTTCGTGAGTTTCTCTACAGTCCAGTCGAGCTAGCTCAGGACCGAAGCAATTTGAATGAGTCTTGGTACGGAGTGGAGCAAAGCTACATGCCGATCACAGAGTACTACACACTCCATGAAGACGACTCGGGCCAACATAGCACACCTGACGGATGGCCGTCGTCAAAGTACATCCAGTTAGCCAAACGCGATCGAGTATTGATCGAATATGGCACCATCGACCCACAGCTGTCGGCATACGATCTGTCTCAAGACGAAGATTTCGTCTTCCCTCCTGGCTACCTCACCTCGGGTGTGGCCATCTCCGAATCGCAGAATGGAAGCGTCACATCCGGGTGTCTTTACCATGCCGGCGCTGTGAAGGTCTCTCAAGCCAACTCATCCTGGGCACTGGCCAGCCATCTTCCGGTCATCCGTAATTCGTCCACAGAGAACACAATGGACGCATTGACCAACACCATCTCCGGCATCACGGCGTGTGGTATTTCGCCGGTTCTCAACCAGACTCTCTTCAACGAGACCGCAGACACCAACGTCGCTCACTACCGCAACGTCTCCCTCTCGGCGGCTTGGGCCTGGGCTATCGGGGAACCTCGAGGCGCAGCGTACCTCGGAGGAGAAGACGCATCCCAAATCGACCGGTGTGCCGTCATGGATATGTCTTTAAAGGGTCGCTGGCGCGCGACCAACTGCAGCGATGTCCGGCGCGCCGCCTGCCGAGTGGACCAATCTCCTTTCTCTTGGACACTCTCTGATTCTACTGCGTCTTACTCGGACATTGCGAGCACCTGCCCCTCCGGCTCCGTCTTCTCCGTACCGCGCACAGGCCTTGAAAATACCTACCTCTACGAAACCCTAATTTCCGAACACCGGACAGCCATCAATCCTGCATCCACCAATCCCACACTCCGCGATATTTATGTCGACTTCAACTCTATTGATGTCGAATCCTGTTGGGTCTCTGGCGGACCTGGTGCCGAATGTCCGTATGGCGCTGATCCACAGCAGTTGGAGCGGCGAACTGTTTTGGTTGCTGCCGTTGCAGGCATTGTGATTTTGATTATCACGGCCTTGACCCTGTTTATCAAGTGCAATGCCAACCGCCGGAATTCGAGACGACGGAAGCGTGTTATCGAGGGATGGGAGTACGAGGGGATTCCCTCGTAA
- a CDS encoding uncharacterized protein (ID:PFLUO_004109-T1.cds;~source:funannotate) encodes MVMLTHLLRSLAQGQDGSLARRWEFQEWDPLAGTDRSLFIAIGTVALLSLVSTLFLLSFLTYRFIYWKRYYKHPLAQNQYVVLIYNLLLVDMQQSIAFLLSLYWVSKGSVHFGETACYLQGWWIQTGDPGSGLFVLSIALHTSAVVLRGRQLPYHIFVYVVIGIWMFILVIGFIPVGIWGSKAFVISEAGWCWLSPEHEDERLWGHYFWIFLSEFGTVVLYSIMFFWLRRRMRQAKMLRRGQQESLQRLNRVVIYMVIYPVVYLCLSLPLSAGRMSTMRGVPPSRTYFGIAGCLMAFSGFVDVSVYTLTRRHLLIDTEHSDIDPNYDNNTDSRYQTQISAHPKSRKVFGITSRLNTRFRQNPKTVDMDDTQSPLGGSTENIVPNKDVELHNFHGVYQQTTIEIMHEPATSAESVEHPERRSS; translated from the exons atggtcatGTTGACCCATCTTCTCCGTTCGCTCgcccaaggccaagatggTTCTCTTGCCCGTCGTTGGGAGTTCCAGGAATGGGATCCCCTTGCCGGTACGGACCGATCACTCTTTATTGCCATTGGCACGGTGGCCTTACTCTCTTTGGTCTCAACGCTGTTCCTACTGTCTTTCCTTACCTACCGCTTCATCTATTGGAAGCGCTATTACAAGCACCCATTGGCCCAGAACCAATATGTCGTCCTCATCTACAACCTCCTGCTGGTTGACATGCAGCAGTCCATCGCTTTCTTATTGTCCCTCTACTGGGTTTCGAAGGGAAGCGTCCACTTTGGTGAGACAGCCTGCTACCTGCAAGGATGGTGGATTCAGACAGGAGACCCCGGCAGCGGTCTGTTCGTGCTGTCCATTGCTCTTCACACCAGCGCCGTCGTGCTTCGTGGTCGCCAGCTCCCCTATCACATATTTGTCTACGTTGTCATCGGAATCTGGATGTTTATTCTAGTCATCGGCTTCATTCCCGTGGGAATCTGGGGATCAAAGGCCTTCGTCATCTCAGAGGCTGGCTGG TGTTGGCTGAGCCCAGAGCATGAAGACGAACGTCTCTGGGGCCACTAtttctggatcttcctcTCCGAATTCGGCACGGTCGTCCTTTACTCGATCATGTTCTTCTGGCTCCGTCGTCGTATGAGGCAGGCCAAGATGCTGCGTCGCGGCCAGCAAGAGAGCCTCCAACGCCTCAACCGGGTTGTTATCTACATGGTCATCTATCCCGTTGTGTATCTTTGCTTGTCGCTGCCACTGTCAGCGGGTCGTATGTCCACCATGCGGGGCGTGCCACCCAGCAGGACCTACTTTGGTATTGCTGGCTGCCTGATGGCGTTCTCGGGATTTGTCGATGTGTCCGTATACACTCTAACTCGTCGTCACCTGTTGATCGACACCGAGCACAGTGACATCGACCCTAACTACGACAACAACACCGACTCCCGCTACCAAACACAGATATCTGCACACCCCAAGTCCCGTAAGGTATTCGGTATCACCTCTCGCTTGAACACGCGGTTCCGTCAGAATCCTAAGACCGTCGACATGGACGATACGCAAAGCCCTCTGGGCGGCTCTACGGAGAACATCGTTCCTAACAAGGATGTTGAACTTCATAACTTCCACGGCGTGTATCAACAGACAACCATTGAGATCATGCACGAGCCCGCCACTTCAGCAGAGTCGGTCGAGCATCCCGAGCGCAGGAGTTCATAA